In Granulicella cerasi, the following proteins share a genomic window:
- a CDS encoding ribonucleotide-diphosphate reductase subunit beta yields the protein MLDWNEPVQEDNSVLVLTQPSHEDIAGNDPTGLGQINRGAARVRVDDKAMINCRADVNQLLPLKYKWAWEKYLAGCNNHWMPTEVSMQADIALWKSPNGLTDDERRAIKRNLGFFAASESLVANNIVLAIYRHLTNPECRQYLLRQAFEEAVHTHTFQYIVESLGLDEGELFNMYREVPSITEKASWAIKYTQHLSDTNFETGTADADQAFVRDLIAFYVVFEGMWFYTGFAQILSLGRRNKMVGIAEQYQYILRDESIHLNFGIDVINQIKAENPHIWTDAFQEEVRGMLRSAAELEAAYGRDTMPTGFLGLSAALCEQYMHFIANRRCAQIGLEAVFPATENPFPWMSEAMDLKKEKNFFETRVIEYQNGGSLTWE from the coding sequence ATGCTGGATTGGAACGAACCTGTACAAGAAGACAACTCGGTTCTGGTGCTTACGCAACCCTCGCATGAGGACATCGCGGGCAACGACCCGACCGGTCTCGGCCAGATCAACCGTGGCGCCGCGCGTGTTCGCGTGGACGACAAGGCGATGATCAACTGCCGCGCCGACGTGAACCAGCTCCTGCCGCTCAAGTACAAGTGGGCGTGGGAGAAGTATCTCGCCGGTTGCAACAATCATTGGATGCCGACGGAAGTTTCCATGCAGGCGGACATCGCTTTGTGGAAGTCGCCGAACGGCCTCACCGATGATGAGCGTCGTGCGATCAAGCGCAACCTCGGCTTCTTCGCTGCGTCGGAGTCGTTGGTCGCGAACAACATTGTGCTGGCGATCTATCGTCACCTCACTAACCCTGAGTGCCGCCAGTACCTGTTGCGTCAGGCGTTCGAAGAGGCTGTGCACACGCACACCTTCCAGTACATCGTGGAGTCGCTTGGTCTGGATGAAGGCGAACTCTTCAACATGTACCGCGAAGTGCCGTCGATCACCGAAAAGGCGAGCTGGGCGATCAAGTACACCCAGCACCTGAGCGACACGAACTTCGAGACCGGCACCGCTGACGCCGATCAGGCTTTCGTGCGCGATCTCATCGCGTTCTACGTCGTCTTCGAAGGCATGTGGTTCTACACCGGTTTCGCGCAGATCCTCTCGCTCGGACGCCGCAACAAGATGGTCGGTATCGCCGAGCAGTACCAGTACATCCTGCGCGATGAGTCGATCCACTTGAACTTCGGCATCGACGTCATCAATCAGATCAAGGCAGAGAATCCGCACATCTGGACTGATGCGTTCCAGGAAGAGGTTCGCGGTATGTTGCGCTCTGCGGCAGAGCTTGAAGCGGCTTATGGCCGCGACACGATGCCCACGGGCTTCCTTGGCTTGAGCGCCGCATTGTGCGAACAGTACATGCACTTCATCGCGAACCGTCGCTGCGCACAGATCGGCCTCGAGGCTGTCTTCCCGGCTACAGAGAACCCGTTCCCGTGGATGAGCGAAGCGATGGACTTGAAGAAGGAGAAGAACTTCTTCGAGACGCGCGTGATCGAGTACCAGAACGGCGGATCGCTTACCTGGGAGTAG